The Littorina saxatilis isolate snail1 unplaced genomic scaffold, US_GU_Lsax_2.0 scaffold_1031, whole genome shotgun sequence DNA segment GGAGGGGGACGTGGCATGGCGGCCCCGACAGGGAGAGATCCTCCCGCTCCCATCATCTCTCCTTGACCCCCTCCCCCGCCACCCCTTCCTTGTTTCATCATGTTCATCATAGCCATAGCCGCCattcctccccctccctctcctcctcctcccatcatcatcatcatggcgGGGTTCATCCCTCCGCCTCCTCCTCTTCCACCGCTCCTCATCCCCGCCATCATTTTGCCCAAAGCTTAAGTAACCGTAGCAGGCGTGAGACATCTCTCAAACGTCGAGAGCCCGCcgcccatcatcatcatcatcattcccGTGTTTCCCCGGTTGGGGTTTCTCCCGGGGCCTAGGACTATCGCACCAGCCTGTTGGCAAAGGGTTCTGGAGGTTAAAGAGCTGCAGCCCATGACGAGGCCTTGAGACGTAGAGCCAGGGCCCATCGCCAACACAGGGTCTACACAG contains these protein-coding regions:
- the LOC138954708 gene encoding glycine and methionine-rich protein-like, which codes for MMAGMRSGGRGGGGGMNPAMMMMMGGGGEGGGGMAAMAMMNMMKQGRGGGGGGQGEMMGAGGSLPVGAAMPRPPPTTQAPAVGGGDKCLSVLPLILAQGEGGLMSPDAVSTVRDMRQQMLP